One genomic segment of Chitinophaga sancti includes these proteins:
- a CDS encoding oxidoreductase: protein MQKFSKSLLLLHSVFFIHIFSAYAQQQPAIKPLETPPIASIRGLSVVNDSVVWVSGTGGQAGLTTDGGKHWQWMKVPNHDSADWRSLYAFSSQRALLLNAGSPAHVMLTNNGGKSWETAYEDTTKGIFFDDIAFLNDSAGFAIGDPMPPDNKFAVITTEDRGKTWTSPMHPLIAEPGEAIFAASGTNVVVCANEKGGIITGGQVSRFIPGDGIQKPIVLPIAQGSPSKGAFSLAFKPDGKTGVIVGGDYQHDKDTTNNCVYTNDDGKTWTVSPAPPAGYRSCVVYVKGNIFIATGTSGTDISRDGGVHWQKISEQGFHVAGVSPNGKKIWLAGSRKLGMITL, encoded by the coding sequence ATGCAAAAATTCAGCAAATCCTTACTGCTACTACATTCTGTATTCTTTATCCACATTTTTTCTGCCTATGCACAGCAACAGCCTGCCATTAAACCACTTGAAACTCCGCCCATAGCCAGTATCAGGGGATTATCGGTGGTGAATGACTCCGTTGTGTGGGTGTCGGGCACGGGCGGACAGGCCGGTTTGACCACTGATGGAGGCAAACATTGGCAATGGATGAAGGTCCCAAATCATGATAGTGCCGACTGGCGTAGTCTTTATGCATTCAGCAGTCAACGGGCGCTGCTTTTAAACGCCGGTTCTCCTGCCCATGTGATGCTGACCAACAATGGTGGCAAATCGTGGGAGACAGCATATGAGGATACTACAAAAGGCATTTTTTTTGATGATATCGCATTCCTGAATGACTCAGCCGGATTTGCTATTGGTGATCCTATGCCACCGGACAATAAATTTGCCGTTATCACCACCGAAGACAGGGGTAAAACCTGGACGAGCCCCATGCATCCATTAATTGCGGAACCCGGCGAAGCCATCTTTGCCGCCAGTGGTACCAATGTTGTAGTATGTGCGAATGAAAAAGGTGGTATTATTACCGGGGGACAGGTAAGCCGGTTTATTCCCGGCGATGGCATTCAAAAACCAATAGTACTACCTATAGCACAAGGTAGTCCCAGCAAAGGTGCATTTTCACTGGCATTCAAACCAGATGGCAAAACAGGGGTGATCGTAGGCGGTGATTATCAGCACGATAAAGACACCACTAATAATTGTGTGTATACCAATGATGATGGCAAAACCTGGACCGTCTCTCCTGCACCTCCTGCCGGTTACCGCTCCTGTGTGGTATATGTAAAAGGAAATATATTTATTGCTACCGGCACTTCTGGTACAGATATTTCAAGGGATGGTGGTGTACATTGGCAAAAAATCAGTGAACAGGGATTTCATGTGGCAGGCGTATCGCCCAATGGAAAGAAGATCTGGCTGGCGGGTAGCCGTAAACTGGGAATGATTACGCTTTAA
- a CDS encoding triple tyrosine motif-containing protein: MSLQRAAQITRTILLFFLCTLPVTVLHAQEKPYIFDSYGVNEGLSQNSVYDILEDNQGFMWIATHDGVNRFDGYVFNEYRYNPSSREIAGQGKGNLGTRSNTGGRALINRFALKGYKGYSLYRNARHQLILTHNYGISVYDEYRNSFENVLEDTTWANSAEGDSGRKFKILGEDTTLNALYVWRPSKGLYVLDDKTYAIRRLILYPPAMIRKGLSASAVIKDGNTIWMNFEAGELMAMNTKTLRVTTYCLPGITTHPVIRSLNSDTLIIASQGHVVIFNKKLNKYTDLTFDQHDEKDIFFVPLCMELDQLGNVWIGGTDGIIVYNIKRNEIINHIVTFNGSETRSWNVVTYLYRDASDNMWVGTDGDGIKKYSPNKKVFNLYRSPFITHNMVRAVYKHDDGKLYVGLMHDGLDIYEKGGRWLERIPADDGRNNIFPAKNLNAICREDFEHLWFHFSDMYIGLFNVHTHRFENLTPAVKALGMPNQEDVYPFLFKRNTGEIYFNYGSYLLQLVQVGKTYKASIVHEFPDEVLTTYFEDFLGNKYVGTKVAVYVKKADSPGWEKMALPAGTIVKSINKNAHKQLLVATSKGLFVMDEKNQIIQHYNSYTFPSLVNDYFYGVLLDDKDRIWVSHNKGLSQINQVTEEITTYNYEDGLQSNEFNTGAFYKSTDGELFFGGIRGVNGFYPKDFRNNPSKPKVVIMRMEVLDKPYESDTALSLLRRIELPYNHNTIAIEFVPLEFTNPLKNKVQYKLDGADEDWVQAGAFRMARYTNLRPGTYTFNVRASNNDDIWNSTPTSLEIVIRIPFWQSLWFRFLLLLLLLGVAYYFSTLYLDYKIRHEKLKLEKEQAVDQERARISSDMHDDLGSGLSTIRLLSEIAKRKIQDPTQTREIERISEAAGELVDKMSEIIWAMNSSNDSLENLIAYMRSFAADFLEHAHITHQFYIPESIPNIKLSGGTRRNIYLAVKESLHNVVKHAQATEVVIQIEMHKNMTIMLKDNGKGFDQEKVRLFGNGLKNIQKRMAAVGGSADISSDNGTRVFLDIPLI; the protein is encoded by the coding sequence TTGTCATTGCAACGGGCGGCGCAGATAACGAGGACTATTTTATTGTTTTTCCTATGCACCTTACCAGTGACTGTGTTGCATGCACAGGAAAAGCCTTATATATTCGACTCTTACGGGGTGAATGAAGGGCTTTCTCAAAATTCTGTGTACGACATATTGGAGGATAATCAGGGATTTATGTGGATTGCTACTCACGACGGTGTAAACCGTTTTGACGGCTATGTGTTCAACGAATACCGGTACAACCCCAGTTCCCGCGAGATAGCGGGGCAGGGAAAGGGCAATCTGGGTACCCGGTCCAACACCGGTGGGCGTGCCCTCATCAACCGCTTTGCCCTGAAAGGCTACAAGGGGTACTCCCTGTACCGCAACGCCCGCCATCAGCTTATACTTACTCACAACTACGGCATCAGCGTATACGACGAATACCGCAACAGTTTTGAAAACGTACTGGAAGATACCACCTGGGCCAACAGTGCCGAAGGGGATTCCGGCAGAAAGTTCAAGATCCTGGGTGAGGATACTACCCTCAATGCGCTCTATGTATGGCGCCCATCCAAAGGATTGTATGTGCTCGACGACAAAACGTACGCCATCAGACGACTGATCCTGTACCCACCTGCTATGATCCGCAAAGGGTTGTCGGCATCTGCCGTGATAAAAGATGGCAACACCATATGGATGAACTTTGAGGCTGGCGAACTGATGGCCATGAATACCAAAACACTCCGCGTTACTACTTACTGTTTACCCGGCATTACCACTCACCCTGTAATACGTAGCCTGAATAGCGATACCCTCATCATTGCATCACAGGGACATGTGGTCATCTTCAACAAGAAACTGAATAAATATACAGACCTCACCTTTGATCAGCACGATGAAAAAGATATCTTCTTCGTACCGCTCTGTATGGAGCTTGATCAACTTGGCAATGTGTGGATAGGTGGTACAGACGGTATCATCGTTTATAATATTAAACGCAACGAAATTATTAATCACATCGTTACTTTCAATGGCTCAGAAACCCGGAGCTGGAATGTAGTGACCTACCTGTACCGCGACGCGAGCGACAATATGTGGGTAGGTACTGATGGCGATGGAATAAAAAAATATTCTCCTAACAAGAAGGTGTTCAACCTGTACCGCTCACCCTTTATCACGCACAATATGGTGAGGGCTGTGTACAAACATGACGACGGCAAACTCTATGTAGGCCTCATGCACGACGGACTGGACATCTACGAGAAAGGAGGGAGGTGGCTGGAACGTATTCCGGCTGATGATGGAAGGAACAATATATTCCCTGCCAAAAACCTGAATGCCATTTGCAGGGAAGATTTTGAACACCTGTGGTTCCATTTCTCTGATATGTACATCGGTTTGTTCAATGTACATACTCATCGTTTTGAAAATCTCACACCAGCAGTAAAAGCACTGGGCATGCCCAACCAGGAAGATGTCTATCCTTTCCTGTTCAAGCGCAATACCGGCGAGATTTACTTTAACTACGGCAGTTATCTGTTGCAGTTAGTGCAGGTGGGCAAAACCTACAAAGCATCGATCGTACACGAATTCCCGGATGAAGTACTCACTACATATTTTGAAGATTTCCTGGGCAATAAATACGTAGGTACAAAGGTAGCTGTGTATGTGAAAAAAGCGGATAGTCCAGGTTGGGAAAAGATGGCGTTACCAGCTGGTACGATAGTAAAATCAATCAATAAGAATGCACACAAACAGTTGCTGGTAGCGACTTCCAAAGGACTGTTCGTGATGGATGAAAAGAACCAGATCATTCAGCATTACAATAGTTATACCTTCCCTTCACTGGTGAATGATTATTTCTATGGTGTACTACTCGATGATAAAGATCGTATTTGGGTGAGTCATAACAAAGGTCTGTCGCAGATCAACCAGGTCACCGAAGAGATCACTACTTACAATTACGAAGATGGTCTGCAATCAAACGAATTCAACACCGGTGCATTTTATAAATCTACAGACGGGGAGTTGTTCTTCGGTGGTATCCGGGGTGTAAACGGGTTTTATCCAAAGGATTTCAGGAACAACCCTTCAAAACCGAAAGTAGTGATCATGCGCATGGAGGTACTGGATAAACCGTACGAATCCGATACGGCATTGTCATTACTGCGCAGGATCGAATTGCCTTACAACCACAATACCATCGCGATAGAATTCGTACCTCTGGAATTTACTAATCCTTTGAAGAACAAGGTGCAGTATAAACTGGATGGTGCGGATGAAGACTGGGTACAGGCAGGTGCCTTTAGAATGGCGCGCTATACAAACCTGCGGCCGGGTACATATACTTTCAATGTAAGAGCGTCTAACAACGACGACATCTGGAACAGTACGCCGACCTCGCTGGAAATTGTGATCCGTATTCCGTTCTGGCAATCGCTGTGGTTCCGGTTCCTGTTATTATTGTTGTTGCTCGGTGTGGCGTATTATTTCTCGACGCTCTACCTAGACTACAAGATCCGCCATGAGAAACTAAAACTGGAAAAAGAGCAGGCGGTAGACCAGGAGCGTGCGCGTATATCGAGCGATATGCACGATGACCTGGGATCTGGCTTGTCTACAATACGGCTACTCAGCGAAATTGCGAAGCGCAAGATCCAGGACCCTACTCAGACGAGGGAGATAGAGCGGATATCGGAAGCGGCGGGTGAGCTGGTGGACAAAATGAGTGAAATAATTTGGGCGATGAATTCTTCTAATGATTCTTTAGAGAATTTGATCGCATATATGCGTAGCTTTGCAGCTGACTTCCTGGAACATGCACATATCACGCATCAGTTTTATATTCCGGAAAGTATACCCAATATCAAGTTGAGTGGAGGAACCCGGCGGAATATCTACCTGGCTGTAAAGGAATCCTTGCATAATGTGGTGAAACATGCACAGGCTACAGAAGTAGTGATACAAATAGAAATGCATAAGAACATGACCATTATGTTAAAAGATAATGGGAAGGGCTTTGATCAGGAGAAAGTGAGATTGTTTGGAAACGGGCTGAAAAACATCCAGAAAAGGATGGCGGCGGTAGGTGGGTCTGCTGATATCTCATCGGACAATGGTACCAGAGTTTTCCTGGATATACCATTAATTTAA
- a CDS encoding response regulator transcription factor has protein sequence MTVYSKKKSQDNMDIISVAIVEDNHDIRTAMELLINGSDGYACIGAFNNAETAVEQIPNLLPNVVLMDFNLPGGMNGIECIARLKNEYPDMHFMMLTVYEDDDKIFQALEAGASGYILKKTPPGELLEAIRDLHEGGSPMSSQIARRVVAYFQKQAKPNPALEALTSREKEILDQLSKGFLYKEIASNLFISIETVRRHVHNIYEKLHVRSRTDAVNKYYNR, from the coding sequence ATGACTGTATACTCTAAGAAGAAATCGCAGGATAATATGGATATTATTTCTGTGGCGATTGTGGAAGATAACCATGATATTCGTACAGCCATGGAACTGTTAATCAATGGCTCTGATGGTTATGCGTGTATTGGTGCCTTCAATAATGCGGAGACGGCCGTTGAACAGATCCCCAATTTGTTACCCAATGTAGTACTAATGGATTTTAACCTGCCTGGCGGGATGAATGGTATTGAGTGCATTGCGCGGCTGAAGAATGAATACCCCGATATGCACTTTATGATGCTGACGGTATACGAGGATGATGACAAGATCTTCCAGGCATTGGAAGCGGGTGCAAGTGGGTATATTTTGAAAAAAACACCTCCGGGTGAACTGCTGGAAGCAATCAGGGACCTGCATGAAGGAGGTTCTCCAATGAGTTCGCAGATTGCCAGAAGGGTGGTAGCTTACTTCCAGAAGCAGGCGAAGCCAAATCCGGCTTTGGAGGCATTGACTTCCAGAGAGAAAGAGATCCTGGATCAGTTGAGCAAAGGATTCCTGTATAAGGAAATAGCGAGTAATTTATTCATTAGCATTGAAACGGTGAGAAGGCACGTGCATAATATTTACGAAAAGTTGCATGTGAGAAGTAGAACAGATGCCGTGAACAAGTATTATAACAGATAA